In Sideroxyarcus emersonii, one DNA window encodes the following:
- a CDS encoding pirin family protein, with protein MLTVRKSSDRGFADHGWLQSFHSFSFADYYDPAHMGFGPLRVINEDRVAPGQGFATHGHRDMEIISYVLDGTLEHEDSMGNGSVLRYGNVQRMSAGTGVRHSEFNHSQSAPVHFLQIWIEPNMKGIAPGYEEKTFELESKQGRLRLIASPDGRDGSVLIHQDAVLYASILDAGDRIEHPLASGRRAYLHVASGHLAVNGIGLSAGDALMASNEQLVSLGQAAKAEVLLFDLPD; from the coding sequence ATGTTAACGGTTCGTAAAAGCAGCGATCGCGGATTTGCCGATCATGGCTGGCTGCAATCGTTCCATAGTTTTTCCTTCGCCGACTACTATGACCCCGCGCATATGGGATTTGGCCCACTGCGCGTGATCAACGAGGATCGCGTCGCCCCCGGCCAGGGCTTCGCAACGCATGGCCATCGCGATATGGAGATCATCTCCTATGTGCTCGATGGCACGCTGGAGCACGAGGACAGCATGGGCAACGGATCAGTCCTGCGTTACGGCAATGTGCAACGCATGAGTGCTGGCACAGGGGTCAGGCACAGCGAATTCAATCATTCGCAATCGGCACCGGTACATTTCCTGCAGATCTGGATCGAGCCCAATATGAAAGGGATTGCACCTGGCTATGAAGAGAAGACTTTCGAGCTGGAATCCAAGCAAGGCCGGTTGCGATTGATCGCCTCGCCAGACGGGCGAGATGGCTCCGTCCTGATCCATCAGGATGCCGTGCTATACGCATCCATACTCGATGCCGGGGACCGCATCGAGCATCCCCTCGCCTCCGGCCGCAGGGCTTATCTGCACGTTGCATCCGGCCACCTCGCCGTCAATGGAATCGGGCTTTCTGCGGGAGATGCGCTGATGGCAAGCAACGAGCAACTGGTCAGCCTCGGACAGGCTGCCAAGGCTGAGGTCCTGTTATTCGACCTGCCGGACTGA
- a CDS encoding diguanylate cyclase, which yields MNAPAPRRIYRLFDFVPHAVSAIAVTVGVLVLIGWIFDFPLFKSVLPGLVSMKVNTAVGFILSGIALWSFETGVQGRPLRAIAQACAALVMLLSILTLLEYLSGADLGIDQLLIREVTHLPGDIPGRMAVNTALGFAGLGAALLLLSLGQGGRVAAIHALAVVPIILGGSALIGYGYDIEDFLRERLNYTPMSINAATVFVLLAVGILNARADYPLRRFATGNTPAGVMVRRLLPAAVAFTVATGWLILQGYHAGYFDETFLLALFTAVNIAGLAALILGIAGKLYDTAIQRERMEQALRENEEQLNTIINILPTGLWMLDAAGKVAFGNPAAQRIWAGVRYIELDRLGEYKGWRVDNGQPIGAHEWAGARAFEKGETCIEEEVEIECFDGTHKIILDSAVPLRNPDGSIRGAITVNQDITERRRIADELRKSVKEIEDLYDHAPCGYHSLDENGVVTRINHTELAWLGFSRDEVIGKLRFPDLLTPSSLQTFQENFPRFKQNGYVHDLEFELKRKDGSLLPVLLSATAIYDPSGRYVMSRSTLFDLTDRKKLERELEQQARKDMLTGLNNRRHFFELAELELTRARRHGKPFSLLMLDLDNFKSVNDTYGHHIGDVALKKLGEVAMRTLREIDIVGRLGGEEFAGLLPETNGAQAQEVAERLRQEVERAAVKLEDDSALHFTVSIGLASLQAADADVDSVLKRADAALYRAKHAGRNRVCKEEME from the coding sequence ATGAATGCACCAGCGCCGCGTCGCATCTATCGGCTGTTCGACTTTGTTCCACACGCGGTTTCGGCAATCGCCGTCACCGTCGGCGTTTTAGTGCTTATCGGCTGGATATTCGATTTTCCCCTCTTCAAGAGTGTTCTCCCCGGCCTGGTTTCCATGAAGGTCAATACCGCAGTGGGCTTCATTCTGTCGGGCATTGCGCTATGGAGCTTCGAGACCGGCGTCCAGGGGCGCCCCCTGCGGGCCATCGCGCAAGCATGCGCCGCCCTGGTGATGCTTCTGAGCATACTCACGCTGCTGGAATATCTGAGCGGCGCCGATCTCGGCATAGATCAGCTGCTGATTCGGGAAGTCACCCACCTGCCGGGCGATATCCCGGGCAGGATGGCTGTCAACACCGCCCTCGGTTTTGCCGGATTGGGTGCCGCCCTGCTGCTGTTGAGCCTGGGGCAGGGCGGCCGGGTTGCGGCCATCCATGCACTGGCCGTCGTGCCCATCATCTTGGGCGGCTCGGCACTGATCGGCTACGGCTATGACATCGAGGATTTCCTGCGGGAGAGGCTCAACTACACGCCGATGTCCATCAATGCCGCAACAGTCTTTGTGCTGCTTGCGGTCGGCATATTGAACGCGCGCGCGGATTATCCGTTGCGGCGCTTCGCGACCGGCAACACGCCTGCGGGCGTCATGGTACGGCGCCTGCTGCCTGCGGCGGTCGCCTTCACGGTGGCGACAGGATGGTTGATCCTGCAAGGCTACCATGCCGGCTATTTCGACGAGACCTTCCTCCTCGCCCTGTTTACGGCAGTAAACATCGCCGGCCTAGCTGCACTGATTCTGGGGATCGCCGGAAAACTCTATGACACCGCCATCCAGCGCGAACGCATGGAGCAGGCATTGCGCGAAAACGAGGAGCAGCTGAACACCATCATCAATATTCTGCCGACGGGACTCTGGATGCTCGACGCTGCAGGAAAAGTGGCATTCGGCAATCCTGCCGCACAACGGATCTGGGCGGGCGTGCGCTATATCGAACTTGATCGCCTCGGCGAATACAAGGGCTGGCGGGTTGACAATGGGCAACCGATCGGGGCGCATGAGTGGGCCGGTGCGCGGGCGTTCGAAAAAGGTGAAACTTGCATTGAAGAAGAAGTCGAGATCGAATGCTTCGACGGCACGCACAAGATCATACTCGACTCGGCCGTGCCGCTGCGCAATCCCGACGGAAGCATACGCGGCGCCATCACCGTCAACCAGGACATCACGGAGCGCAGGCGCATCGCTGACGAATTGCGCAAGTCGGTCAAGGAGATCGAGGATTTGTACGATCACGCGCCATGCGGCTATCACTCGCTCGACGAAAACGGAGTAGTTACCAGGATCAATCACACCGAGCTCGCGTGGCTGGGCTTTAGCCGCGACGAAGTGATCGGCAAGTTAAGATTCCCCGATCTGCTTACGCCCTCCAGCCTGCAGACGTTTCAGGAGAATTTCCCACGCTTCAAGCAAAACGGCTATGTGCACGATCTGGAGTTCGAGCTGAAGCGCAAGGATGGCTCGCTGCTTCCGGTTCTGCTGAGCGCAACGGCCATCTATGACCCCTCCGGCCGTTATGTGATGAGCCGCAGCACTTTGTTCGACCTGACCGATCGCAAAAAACTGGAACGCGAACTGGAGCAACAGGCACGCAAGGATATGCTGACCGGCCTCAATAACCGCCGCCACTTCTTCGAACTCGCCGAGCTGGAGCTCACGCGCGCCAGGCGGCATGGCAAACCGTTCTCGTTGCTGATGCTGGACCTGGACAATTTCAAATCCGTTAACGACACCTACGGACATCACATCGGCGATGTGGCACTGAAAAAGCTGGGCGAGGTCGCCATGCGCACATTGCGCGAGATCGATATTGTCGGCCGTCTCGGCGGCGAAGAGTTTGCCGGACTGCTGCCGGAAACCAATGGCGCACAGGCGCAGGAGGTGGCGGAACGGCTGCGGCAGGAAGTCGAAAGGGCGGCCGTGAAACTGGAAGACGACTCTGCCCTCCATTTCACCGTGTCGATCGGGCTGGCCAGTCTTCAAGCCGCGGATGCCGATGTTGATAGCGTGCTGAAACGCGCCGACGCTGCGCTGTATCGGGCCAAGCACGCGGGACGCAACCGGGTATGCAAAGAAGAAATGGAATAA
- a CDS encoding outer membrane protein — protein sequence MNTTARIFAAVLLSNLAASLAAADGFYAGGEVGVSSVPDMRGTAAQTMVNSGYPTVTVSQNTGSGLAGIFGGQWVTDNFGWEANLASLGSIRGRVAATNGASTVFTSYRYASGALSLAAMGGIDITPAGKLFFKLGLFDAAVTYDGPTSTVSANSTGPMFGGGFSYRIIKHLSVRGELVNYVGVRFPNYEYFAPANNTTKNNITMLAVGAAYEF from the coding sequence ATGAATACGACAGCCAGAATATTCGCAGCGGTACTGCTTTCGAATCTCGCAGCTTCACTGGCAGCGGCCGACGGCTTCTATGCGGGCGGTGAGGTGGGCGTGTCGTCGGTTCCCGACATGAGGGGGACGGCGGCCCAGACGATGGTGAATTCCGGATATCCGACGGTGACCGTGTCACAAAACACGGGCAGCGGCCTGGCCGGGATATTCGGCGGGCAATGGGTGACGGACAACTTCGGATGGGAAGCCAATCTGGCGAGCCTGGGTTCCATCAGGGGGCGGGTGGCGGCCACCAACGGCGCCAGTACCGTTTTCACCTCGTACCGATATGCAAGCGGGGCTTTGAGCCTGGCCGCCATGGGCGGGATCGACATCACGCCGGCCGGCAAGCTTTTCTTCAAGCTGGGTTTGTTCGATGCCGCTGTAACCTACGATGGCCCCACGAGTACCGTTTCGGCGAACAGCACGGGGCCGATGTTCGGCGGCGGTTTTTCGTACAGGATCATCAAGCATCTGTCCGTCAGGGGCGAGCTGGTGAATTATGTCGGGGTGCGGTTCCCGAACTATGAGTATTTCGCACCGGCCAACAATACGACGAAGAACAACATCACAATGCTGGCCGTCGGTGCCGCCTATGAGTTTTAA
- a CDS encoding cytochrome b, translating into MDILPANFTTGLSGVQPTRSATRQYATAAVAMHWLMAFAIVGLFAFGLYMHDLPLSPWKLRAYSWHKWAGVSIFGLAVVRLAWRIYNRPPELPPHMGRAERFIAHSGHSLLYLLMFTIPLSGWLMSSAKGFQTVLFGVLPLPDLLSKNKELGDMLQTVHWSLNLVLAILVAGHVAAALKHHFVDRDDVLARMLPRLGKSR; encoded by the coding sequence ATGGATATCCTGCCAGCCAACTTCACTACCGGCCTTTCCGGAGTGCAGCCAACGCGATCCGCCACCAGGCAGTACGCAACTGCCGCCGTTGCCATGCACTGGCTCATGGCCTTCGCCATCGTCGGCCTGTTTGCCTTCGGCCTTTATATGCACGACCTGCCGCTCTCCCCCTGGAAGCTGCGCGCCTATTCGTGGCATAAGTGGGCCGGTGTGAGCATTTTCGGGCTGGCCGTCGTCAGGCTTGCCTGGCGCATATATAACCGTCCGCCGGAATTGCCGCCGCACATGGGACGTGCGGAACGCTTCATCGCGCACAGCGGCCACAGCTTGCTTTATCTGCTGATGTTCACGATCCCGCTATCGGGTTGGCTGATGAGTTCCGCCAAAGGTTTCCAGACCGTGCTCTTCGGCGTGCTCCCCCTCCCCGATTTGCTGTCGAAGAACAAGGAACTGGGCGATATGCTGCAAACTGTGCACTGGAGCCTGAATCTGGTGCTGGCAATCCTCGTCGCAGGCCACGTCGCCGCAGCGCTCAAGCATCACTTCGTCGACCGGGACGACGTCCTCGCGCGCATGTTGCCCCGCCTCGGCAAGTCGCGCTGA
- a CDS encoding putative iron-sulfur cluster-binding metallochaperone, with product MTDCCSSPDCKTELPNRHRCPANGLEYAEVSVRTIHHHIKASWSWTPTASRYFFCDDPACDVVYFGDDDSTIVMSQLRTRTGIKERSDDSPLCYCFGICNADLRQDPAIRDFVIAQTKAGRCSCATSNPSGRCCLKDFPKARDTASMANGATGAGVTEDK from the coding sequence ATGACCGATTGTTGCTCATCCCCCGATTGCAAAACTGAGCTCCCGAACAGGCATCGCTGCCCAGCCAACGGACTGGAGTATGCGGAAGTTTCCGTCCGCACGATTCATCATCACATCAAGGCTTCCTGGTCCTGGACGCCGACCGCTTCCCGTTATTTCTTCTGCGACGATCCGGCGTGCGATGTGGTGTATTTTGGCGACGACGATTCCACCATCGTCATGTCGCAACTGCGCACCCGCACAGGAATAAAGGAAAGATCAGACGACAGCCCGCTTTGTTATTGCTTCGGCATTTGCAATGCCGACTTGCGGCAAGACCCCGCGATCAGGGATTTCGTGATCGCCCAGACCAAAGCCGGTCGTTGCTCCTGTGCAACGAGCAACCCTTCCGGACGCTGCTGCCTGAAGGATTTTCCCAAGGCAAGGGATACTGCGAGCATGGCGAATGGAGCAACAGGTGCTGGCGTCACGGAAGACAAATGA
- a CDS encoding EAL domain-containing protein, which translates to MLQESWISLTTAHVDGLSVVLDQHACVATTDLQGQITFVNDKFCQLSQYRREELVGQNHRIINSGYHDKAFFRDLWQTIASGKTWQGEICNRAKDGSLYWVATSIAPKRNKNGVHEGYIALRTDITQTKKHELHLAKQNALLQETQKLGQVGHWEFDIYSSALEGSEEIYRILEVDPHAAARSLGHAKFSLIHPEDREAVMRRFCESLSRCSSYCVEYRLLFAGGRIKWVKECGTTHFDPHGKPLYTIGSMQDIDQHKKAEERLRIASITFETQESIVVTDANAHIVSVNKSFERLTGYTAAEVIGQNPSLLKSGRHDAEFYKQMWAALFENGNWTGEIWDRRKDGHVYPKWMNISAVRNEAGEITHFVAISMDMTDRKLAEEKIHRLAFFDTLTDLPNRRLLVDRLGQAITHSLRTCAFGAIFFMDLDDFKIINDTRGHDAGDMLLIEVAARLKSCVRENDTVARLGGDEFVVILQDLSNTRETAAAQAENVARKIVASLSYPYHLSSHEHHCSVSIGVCLFQGHNASIEELLKQADTAMYQAKSATGSGIRFFESSMQRAVELRATLEQQLRHALPNNELHLHFQLQVDNRRNIIGAEILLRWLNANHGVVSPADFIPLAENTGLILPIGQWVLETACAQLQRWQQDASTSHLHLAVNVSARQFRQENFADQVKEMMNRFNINPALLKLELTESLVLIDVEDTIQKMHSLKELGVKFSMDDFGTGYSSLSYLKRLPLDQIKIDQSFVRDIVSDKSDAVLVQTIIDMSRNFGLEVIAEGVETDQQLEILQRNGCHAFQGYLFGKPVTLDEFEDLLGQLPGKIGISGKSSHHSNGDPSTSTGES; encoded by the coding sequence ATGCTCCAGGAATCTTGGATTAGCCTCACCACTGCGCATGTCGACGGCCTGTCGGTAGTACTGGACCAGCATGCCTGTGTCGCCACCACCGATCTGCAGGGGCAGATCACCTTCGTCAACGACAAGTTCTGCCAACTCAGCCAATACCGTCGCGAAGAACTGGTTGGCCAGAATCACCGCATCATCAATTCCGGCTACCACGACAAGGCGTTTTTCCGCGACCTGTGGCAGACCATCGCCAGCGGTAAAACATGGCAAGGGGAAATATGCAATCGCGCCAAAGACGGCAGCCTGTACTGGGTCGCAACTTCAATCGCACCAAAGCGCAACAAGAATGGCGTTCACGAAGGTTATATCGCACTCCGCACGGACATCACACAAACCAAAAAACACGAACTGCACCTGGCCAAGCAGAATGCGCTGCTGCAGGAGACCCAGAAACTGGGGCAAGTCGGGCATTGGGAGTTCGATATCTACAGCAGCGCCCTGGAAGGTTCCGAGGAGATATACCGCATTCTCGAAGTAGACCCGCACGCTGCTGCACGCTCGCTGGGCCATGCCAAGTTTTCGCTGATCCATCCTGAAGACCGCGAAGCGGTGATGCGCAGATTCTGCGAGTCGCTGTCCAGATGCAGCAGCTACTGTGTCGAGTATCGCCTGCTGTTCGCCGGCGGCCGCATCAAGTGGGTGAAGGAATGCGGCACCACGCATTTCGACCCGCATGGCAAGCCCCTGTATACGATCGGCTCGATGCAGGACATCGATCAGCACAAGAAGGCCGAAGAACGGCTGCGCATCGCTTCCATCACCTTCGAGACCCAGGAATCCATCGTGGTCACCGATGCCAACGCCCACATCGTCAGCGTCAACAAGTCCTTCGAACGCCTGACCGGCTATACCGCAGCAGAGGTGATCGGCCAGAATCCCAGCCTGCTGAAATCGGGGCGGCACGATGCGGAGTTCTATAAGCAGATGTGGGCCGCGTTATTCGAAAACGGGAACTGGACCGGCGAAATATGGGACAGGCGCAAGGATGGGCATGTCTATCCGAAGTGGATGAACATCTCGGCGGTGCGCAATGAAGCCGGTGAGATCACGCATTTCGTGGCGATCTCGATGGACATGACCGACAGGAAGCTGGCCGAGGAAAAGATCCATCGGCTGGCGTTCTTCGACACCTTGACCGACTTGCCCAACCGTCGATTGCTGGTCGACAGGCTGGGCCAGGCGATAACCCACAGCCTCCGCACCTGCGCATTTGGCGCGATCTTCTTCATGGACCTGGACGACTTCAAGATCATCAACGACACCAGAGGCCATGATGCCGGCGACATGTTGCTGATCGAGGTCGCGGCCAGGCTGAAGTCATGCGTGCGGGAAAACGATACCGTGGCGCGGCTGGGCGGGGACGAGTTCGTCGTGATATTGCAGGATCTCAGCAATACGCGGGAGACCGCTGCCGCCCAGGCGGAAAATGTTGCCAGGAAAATCGTTGCATCGCTCAGCTATCCGTACCATCTGTCGAGCCACGAGCACCACTGCAGCGTCAGTATCGGCGTGTGCTTGTTCCAGGGACACAATGCCAGCATAGAAGAACTGTTGAAACAAGCCGACACCGCCATGTACCAGGCAAAATCCGCCACCGGCAGCGGCATACGTTTCTTCGAATCTTCCATGCAAAGGGCGGTCGAACTGCGAGCCACGCTGGAGCAGCAATTGCGTCACGCACTCCCCAACAATGAGCTGCATCTCCATTTCCAGCTGCAAGTCGACAACCGGCGCAACATCATCGGGGCCGAGATCCTGCTGCGCTGGCTGAATGCGAATCATGGCGTGGTCTCCCCGGCAGACTTCATTCCATTGGCTGAAAATACCGGGCTGATCCTGCCTATCGGCCAATGGGTGCTGGAGACCGCATGCGCACAGTTGCAGCGATGGCAACAAGATGCCAGCACCAGCCACCTGCATCTCGCGGTCAACGTGAGTGCGCGCCAATTCCGGCAGGAGAACTTCGCCGACCAGGTCAAGGAAATGATGAACCGGTTCAACATCAACCCTGCACTGTTGAAACTCGAACTGACCGAAAGCCTGGTGCTGATCGATGTCGAGGACACCATACAGAAGATGCATTCCCTGAAAGAGCTTGGCGTGAAATTCTCCATGGATGACTTCGGCACCGGCTATTCGTCCCTCAGTTACCTGAAACGCTTGCCACTCGACCAGATCAAGATAGATCAATCCTTTGTACGCGACATCGTGAGCGACAAGAGCGACGCCGTGCTGGTGCAGACCATTATCGACATGTCCAGAAACTTCGGCCTGGAAGTGATCGCCGAAGGGGTGGAGACCGATCAGCAGCTTGAAATCCTGCAACGCAATGGCTGCCACGCATTCCAGGGATACCTGTTTGGCAAACCGGTCACGCTGGATGAATTCGAAGACCTCCTGGGCCAACTTCCCGGCAAGATCGGCATATCTGGTAAATCAAGTCACCACTCGAATGGTGATCCATCCACAAGCACAGGAGAGTCTTGA
- a CDS encoding DUF4156 domain-containing protein gives MRFSKTMWMVAGFSLIAALGGCASSMIEVRQGSDRVALAEINQVGGCQAKGEVTVSVLAKVGFFHRSTDDVEANLLQLARNYAVDSGADTVVKDVSSEPGKRTFKTYKCRP, from the coding sequence ATGCGATTTTCAAAAACGATGTGGATGGTTGCCGGGTTTTCGCTGATTGCGGCATTGGGCGGCTGCGCCAGCAGCATGATCGAGGTGCGCCAGGGGAGCGACCGGGTCGCCTTGGCCGAGATAAATCAGGTGGGCGGCTGTCAGGCCAAAGGAGAGGTTACGGTCAGCGTGCTGGCCAAAGTTGGATTCTTCCATCGCAGCACCGACGATGTGGAAGCCAACCTGCTCCAGTTGGCACGCAATTATGCGGTAGATTCAGGCGCGGATACGGTTGTAAAAGATGTGTCGTCCGAGCCGGGGAAACGCACGTTCAAAACCTACAAATGCAGGCCTTGA